In Streptomyces sp. P9-A4, the genomic window CCTCCCGGCGGCGCTCAACTGACGCAGCGTCAGAAACAGCACCCGGGACATTTGTCACGGCCAGGTCCGTACACGCGCGCCTGCCGCCCGGAGCCCCCGGTTCGTAGCGTCGTACCCATGAAGAAGGACACGAACGCACCGGCGGTCGGCTTCCGGGCCGCGACCAAGACCTTCGGCGCCGTCCGCGCCGTCGACGGACTCGACCTCACCGTCCCGCGCGGCGAGACCGTGGCACTGCTCGGCCGCAACGGCGCCGGGAAGTCCACCGCCATCAGCCTCCTCCTCGGCCTCGACACGCCCGACGGCGGCCTGGTCGAGCTGTTCGGCGGGGCCCCGGACGCCGCCGTGGCCGCCGGCCGGGTCGGCGCGATGCTCCAGGAGGGCCGCGCGGTCCCCCGGGTCACCGTCCGGGAGCTGGTCTCCTTCGTCGCCCGCACCTACCCGGCGCCGATGCCGGTCGCGGAGGCCCTGGCGCTGGCCGGCCTCACCGGGCTGGCGGGCCGCCGGGTCGACCGGCTGTCGGGCGGCCAGACCCAGCGGGTCCGGTTCGCCGTCGCGCTGGTCGGGAACCCGGAGCTGATCGTCCTGGACGAGCCGACGGCCGCCCTGGACGTCGAGGCCCGCCGGGAGTTCTGGGACTCCATGCGCGGCTACGCCCGCCGGGGCAACACCGTCCTGTTCTCCACCCACTACCTGGAGGAGGCGGACGCGTACGCCGACCGGATCGTCGTCCTCGACGCCGGCCGCGTTCTCGCCGTCGGCACCAGCGAGGAGCTGAAGCGGGCCGCCGGCGGCAGCCTCGTCTCCTTCGACCTGGCGGGCGGCCCGACGGACTGGCTGGACCTGCTGCCCGGCGTCACCTCGTACGAGATCAGGGGCGACCGCGCCCGGCTGCGTACCGACGACTCCGACGCCACCGTCCGCGCGCTCGCCGAGCGGGACGCGATCCGGGCCCTCGAAGTCACCCCGGTCTCGCTCGACGACGCCTTCCTCGCCCTCACCCTGGCCCAGCGGCCCCTCGGCACCCTGGAGACGGCCCGATGAACACCACGAGCACCACGAACACCCCGCGCACTCCGTACGCGCGGAACACCGCGATCCCGATGATCACCGCGTACGTCGGCCTCGAAGTGCGCCGCACGCTCCGCGACATCGGTTTCGTGATCTCCACGATCGGTGTGCCGGTGATGATGTACCTCCTCTTCACCAACCTCGGCGCGGACGACAGCGGGTACAAGAAGGCCGCGATGGTCGGCATGGCCGCGTACGGAGCGCTCGGCGCCGCCCTGTCCCTCGGCACGGGGGTGGCGGAGGACAAGTCCACCGGCTGGCTGCGGCAGCTGCGGATCACGCCCATGACGTCCCGGCAGGTGGTGACCGGCCGGGCCCTGACCGGGTCCGTCGTCGTCCTGCCCGCCATCGCGGGGGTCCTGCTCGCGGGCGGCCTCGCCAACGGCGTACGGATGGAGCCCTGGCAGTGGGCCGCGGTCGCCGTCACGCTCTGGCTCGGCTCGCTGCCCTTCACCCTGCTCGGCATCGGCAACGGCTACCGGTTCACCGCCCAGACCACCGGCGTCGTCAACGTCGCCTGCAACCTCGGGCTCGCCGTCGTCGGCGGCCTCTGGTTCCCGGTCGCCCTCTTCCCCGACTGGCTGCGGACGATCTCCCGGCTCACCCCGACGAACCGCTTCGCGGAGCTGGGCGTGGCGATGGCGGAGGGCAGGGCTCCGGGCACGGCGACCCTCGCGGTACTGGTCGGCTGGGCTGCCCTGTTCGGCGCGTACGCGGCGGTCTCGTACCGCCGTTCCGGCCGGACGGTGTAGGACATGAGCATGGCGGACACCAGGTGGGGGCGGACCGTGGCGGTGCTGAGGAGGCGGCAGGAGGACCGGGGGCCGAGCGGGCTGAGCCTGCTCCCCTGGCTCCTGATGGGCCTCGGCGCACTCTCCCATCTGATCAGCGGCGACGCCACGAACCCGTGGATCGGCGGCCTCGGCCTGCTCGCGTTCAACTCCCTCTACATCGCGATCGTCATGCGCGCCTTCCACGAACGCACCCGGGAGGCCCCGCTCACCTGGGTACTCCTCGCCGCGCTCGCCGCGCTCACCTTCGGGCTCGCCGCCGGCTACGGCAGGGAATGGCTGCTGCTCTTCCCGCTCCTGGGCCTGGCCGTCGGGGCGGTGGTGCGGCGCGGGCGGCACCTGCGGCGGATCAGCCTCCCGCTGGTCGTCGCGGTCGCCGCGGTGACGTTCTGGCGGGACGGCTGGAACTCCTTCGGCATCGTCTACGGCACCTTCATCTCGGTGATGGTGACGGCGACGATCCTCGCCCTGGACGAGACGGTCCGGCAGCTGCGGGCCACCCGGGAGGAACTGGCCAGGACGGCCGTCGAGAAGGAACGGCTGCGGTTCTCCCGCGACCTGCACGACCTGCTCGGCCACACCCTGTCGGTGATCGTGGTGAAGTCGGAGGTCGTACGGCGGCTGGCGCCGCGCGACCTGGACGCGGCCCTGGCGCAGGTCGCGGACATCGAGTCGGTGGGACGTCAGGCGCTGACCGAGATAAGGGAGGCCGTGACCGGCTACCGCGAGGGCAGCCTCGCCACCGAGCTGGACCGGGCGCGCGACGCGCTCTCCACCGCGGGCATCGAGCCGGTCGTACGCCGCTCGGGCCCGCTGCTCGAACCGCAGACCGAGGCCCTGCTGAGCTGGGTCGTACGGGAGTCCACGACGAACGCGGTACGGCACAGCGGCGCGTCCCGCTGCGTCATCGACCTCACCGGCGGCGCCGACCGCGTCCGCCTCACCGTCACCGACGACGGGCGCGGCCCGGCCGACGGCGTCCCCGGCAGCGGGCTGCGTGGCCTGCGCGAGCGGGTCGCGGCGGCAGGCGGCACCCTTGAGTCGGGACCGGCACCGCAGGGCGGGTTCCGGGTCGCGGCGGAGCTCCCCGCCGAGACCCCCGACCCGCACGAGGGGGAAGCGCCGGAATGATCAGAGTCCTGCTGGCCGAGGACCAGGGCATGATGCGCGGGGCGCTGGCCCTGCTGCTCGGCATGGAGCACGACATGGAGGTCGTCGCCCAGGTGGGGCGGGGGGACGAGATCGTGGACGCGGCGCTGGCCGCGCGCCCCGACGTGGCCCTCCTCGACATCGAACTGCCGGGCCGCTCGGGCCTGGACGCGGCGGTGGACCTGCGTACGGAGGCCCCGGACTGCCGGGTCCTGATCCTCACCACCTTCGGCCGCCCCGGCTACCTCCGGCGGGCGATGGAGGCGGGCGCGGCGGGCTTCCTGGTGAAGGACGGTCCGGTGGAGGACCTGGCCGAGTCGATCCGCAAGGCCCTCAGGGGCGAGACGGTCATCGACCCGGCCCTCGCGGCGGCGGCCCTCAGCGCGGGCCCGAACCCGCTGACCGCCCGCGAACGCGACGCGCTGGCGGCCTCGGTGGACGGCGCGACGGTCGCGGACATCGCGACGGCCCTGCACCTGTCGGAGTCCACGGTCCGCAACTACCTGTCGTCGGCGATCGGGAAGACGGGCACCCGCAACCGCATGGAGGCGGTACGGGCGGCGCGGCGGCAGGGGTGGCTCTAGAGGAAGCGCCAGCCCGCGCTCGCGCAGCCAGGTCAGGTGTTCGGCGGAGAAGTACACCTGGTCCGCGCGGAGTTCGACGGGCATGCCGCACGAACATCACGTCATGTGAGACGACCTCTGAGCCTTGATGGGTGCGGCCGACCTGGCGGCCTGCTCGATCCTCGCGCAGTGGGCCGCACGGGCTTCCTCGTCGATCCCCTTCTCGTGCTCGGCGCGCAACCCGGTCCGGCCGTCGAGGCCCTCGCGCAGGATGTCGGCGTGCCCGGCATGCCGGATGGACTCGCCGAGGACGTGGACCATGACGGCGAACAGGTTCGTGTCGGTGTAGGGCTCCGGCCACCACGGCACGTGGCCGGGGGCGTCGAGGGGAAGCTCGTTGATCGTCGCGTCCGAGTGTTCCCACGTGCGCCGGTAGAACCCGATGATCTGATCGCGGGTCTCGTCCTCGGTCGCCCACTGATCGCTGCCGTCGGAGTCCTGCCACCGGGACAGCCGTTCCGGGGAAGGGCGGCCGAAGACCTCGCCGAAGTACCTGGCCTCGACGTTGGCCACGTGTTTGACCAGACCGAGGAGGTTGGTCCCGGTCGCCGTCAAGGGTCTGCGGGCGTCGTATTCGGACAAGCCGTCGAGTTTCCAGAGCAGCGCCTCGCGGTCCCGCCGCAGTCTCCCGTGCAGGTTGTCCTTCGCGAATTCATCGATCATGCGGCATGAGCCTTCCATGAACTGTTCGTGGTCTCAAGATCCCGTACATGGTCCACAACGGCCGGCGGGGCCGAGGCTCAGGACTCCTGCGCTGGACGCCTCCGGACGGCTCGGGGGCGGGTGTCCGTGCGGACGCCCGCCCCGTCGTCGTCGCGTCAGCGTGAAGCGTTCCAGAGGTCGCAGTTGTGCTGCTCGCTCAGGTTGCCGGTGGGCGCGTTGCCGCCGGCGGACGCGGTGCGGAGTCGGAGCACCTGGCCGGGGCGCGATCCGTGTTCCGGCATGGGCTGCTGTCCGCGGGCCCGGGGCGGGGTGCCGTGGACGAAGGAGCCCCAGTAGTCGGTCATCTGGTCGGCGAGCGCGCGCTGTTCGGCGTTGAAGGGTGCGGCGATGCCGTACGGCTTGAAGAGGTAGTTCAGCTCGGCGGCATGCGTGGCACCGAAGTCGAAGTCCGCGTTCTGGGGGAGCGAGGCGAACAGCGGCGAGGTGCGGTCGGCGAACTCGTACGCGTACACCTTGCCCCGCTTGGCGAGGAGCGGGTCGACGGCCAGGGCCGGGCAGGCGAAGAGCTGGTCGCCGAAGGCCGTGCCGTAGGCGTACGCGGGGCGCTCGTACGCCGTGAGCGGGTAGCGGGCGAGCGCTCGCGCGCCGGTCTCCGGGCCGAAGGTGGCGGCGAGGGCCGCCGGGTAGGCGTCGGCGGTGAGGGGGTTGCCCCAGCGGTCGAACGAGTCGTACGCGAAGACCAGCCCCTCCTTGCTGGTGGCGCCGTTCATCACGGGGACGCGGGAGGAGCGGCCCGAGGCGAACGCGTCGGCCGGCTGCAAGGGCAGCTGGGGGGTGCCGACGGTGTAGCCCCAGGAGCGGCGCTGGGAGGCCTGCGCGTCGAGGATCTCCTTGGTGCTCTTCCCGCGGAGACAGTCGGCGGCCGTCGCCGCTTCCGTACAGCCGAGTCCGGCGGCGAAGGCGAGGGAGGAGGCGACGGCCTGCTCGCGCGGGGTCCCGGCGCAGTTGCCGAAGGTGCCGCTCATGATGATCGCGCCGCGGTAGAGGCCGCGGCTCGCCGGGGAGGCGAGCTGGTTGCAGACGGCGCCGCCGCCCGCGGACTCGCCGGCGAGGGTGACACGGCCCGGGTCGCCGCCGAAGGCGCCGATGTTCGTCCGGACCCAGCGCAGGGCCTGCTGCTGGTCGAGGAGGGCGAAGTTGCCGCCGGCGCCGGGCAGGGTGAGGAAGCCCAGGGCGCCGAGGCGGTAGTTGAGGGTGACGACGATGCTGCCGGTGCGGCGGGCGAAGGCGTCGGGAACGATGTCGCGGGCGGTGCCGCCGACGTTTCCGCCGCCGTGGACCCAGACCATGACGGGGCGCTTGGTGCTGGAGTGGCGGCCGGCGGGCGGGGTGTAGACGTTGACGTCGAGGCAGTCCTCGGTGGTCCGCTGCTGCTCGAAGCCGGGAGCCCAGTACGTGTTCTGGGCGCAGTACGCGCCGTAGCGGGTGGCGTCCCTGACGCCCGCCCAGTCGGAGGCGGGCTGCGGGGCGCGCAGGCGCAGGGGGCCGGTGGGGGCTTCGGCGTACGGAATGCCGAGGAACTGGCGTCCCTCGGCCGTGGCGGCTCCGCGCACCCAGCCGTTGTCGGTGCGGACGAGGGTGGGGCCGGTGGTGTCGTGGGCCTGGGCGGCGCCTGCGGGCACGAGGGAGGCGGCGACGGCGACGGCCAGCGGCAGGGCGACGCGGCGCGCGCGCCGCAGCAGTGCGGGCAGACGCCTGGCGGGCAGGGTCATAGGGTCTCCTGAGGCAGAGGAAGGCCCGGCGGTGGGCGCCGCGAGCATAGATGTCGAGTGCCATAGGTGACTAGTCACCTATGGATTCGCGGCCGAAAGGTGACAGGAGAGAGATGAAGTTCGAGCACGTTCTGCTCGGATTCGTGGCGATGCGTCCCTGTACGGGATACGACCTGAAGCGCTGGCTGGGCAGTGAGATGGGCCGTATGAGCCGGCTCCCCAGCCAGCAGAGCCAGATCTACCGCACCCTCGCCCGGATGACCGCCGACGACTGGCTGACGTACGACGTGGAGCAGAACGAGGGACGCCCGGACTCCAAGGTCTACCGCGTCACCGCCACCGGCGAACGCGTCCTGCGCGCCCGCCTCGCCGAGCCGTACGAGCCGCCGGTCGATTTCGGCGACCCCGAGTTCCCGACGCGCTACCTCCTCTCCGTCTTCGTGACCGAGGAGGAGCGCATCGCCCTCGTACGCACCGAGCTGGAGGCACGCCGCGCCCAGCTCGACCGCTTCCGCGCCCGGGACATGCGCGAGGAGCCCTGGCTGCCGGGCCTGGACCCCCGTCGCATGGCCCGCATCCTGGACCACGTCCACGAGAGCAAGGACAGGGCCCTGGTCACCCACGTGCGCTGGCTGGAGGAGGTCCTCGCGGAACTCACCGGGACGACGGACCCCGCTGGGCCGGGAACGCCACACGCATAGCCCGGCGAGACCGGTCGAGCGGGCCATGGCGGTCCTGAGGGGCCGACGGCCCCCACGTCCTCCCCGGCGGCCTACGCGGCAGGGCGCTCCGGGGCGCCCTGTCCCTTCGGGAGCCAGACGTACATCAGCGCCGCCGCCCCGATCAGGACCGCCGTCGAGACCCGGAAGGCCGTCGCGTAGCCCGGGACCAGGTAGGAGCCGTCCGGGGTGCCGAAGACGGCGGAGTCGGCGACCGCCGGGGTGGCCGCCGCCGCGACCGTCGAGAGGATCGCGAGGCCGAGGGCGCCGCCCATCGTGCGCGAGGTGTTGACGAGGCCCGAGACGAGACCCGCGTCGGACCGGGAGGCGCTGGACGTGGCGAGGGCGGCCAGCGGGGTGGTGGCCAGGCCGATGCCCCCCATCATCAGGATGCCGGGGCCCAGGATCGTGCCGAGGAAGGTGCCGTCGGCCGTCAGGGTCGACTGCCAGGCGAAGCCGGCGGCGGCGATGAGGGCGCCGAGGACGGCGAGGTTCCGGGAGCCGGCCATCGGCATCAGACGGGGGGCGAGCTTGGAGCCCAGGATGACGCTGAGGGAGCTGGGGACCAGGGCCAGGCCCGCCTGGAGCGGGGTGAAGCCGAGGACGCTCTGCGCGTAGTTCGTCATGAAGAACCACATGCCGAAGGAGCTCGAACCGCACAGCAGGATCGCCACGTTGGCCGCCGTCACCGCCCGGTTGCGGAAGATCTTCAGCGGCATCAGCGGGGCCGCCGTACGCGCCTCGACGGCGACGAACGCGCCGAGCAGCGCGAGACCGCCGAGCAGCGGGAGGAGGGTGGCCGGGGCGGTCCAGCCCGCCTGTTCGGTCTGGACGATGCCGTACGCGAGGACGGCGAGCCCGGCGGTGACGAGGACGGCGCCCGGCAGGTCGAGGCGCCGGTGGGTGCCGGGGCGGGACTCGCGGAGCCAGAGCAGGGCGGCGACGAGGACGAGGGCGCCGACGGGGATGTTGATGAGGAGGACCCAGCGCCAGGACAGCAGGTCGACGAGGAGGCCGCCGACGAAGCCGCCCGCCGCGCCGCCGGCCGCGCCGACCGCCGTCCAGGTGCCGATGGCCCGGGTGCGGGCGGCCCCGGCCGGGACGGCTTCGGTGACCAGGGTCAGGGTGGCGGGCGCGAGGACGGCGGCGCCGAGGCCCTGCACGGCGCGGGCGCCGATCAGGTACGCGCCCTCCGGGGCCAGGCCGCCGACCGCCGAGGCGGCGGTGAAGAGGCCGAGACCGAGGAGGAACATCGCCTTCCGCCCGTAGAGGTCGGAGGCCCGCCCGCCGAACAGCATGAAGCCGGCGAAGGCGATGGCGTAGGCGTTGAGGACCCATTGGAGCCCGACCTCCGAGAGCCCGAGGTCGGTCCGCATCGAAGGCAGCGCCACATTGACGACGGAGACGTCGAGGACGACGAGGAACTGGCCCGCGCAGGCGGTCGCGACGACCGCCCACGAACGGACCGACGGTATGGAAGAGGTCGGGGAGGTGCTCGTGGCGGAGTCGGTCTGCGGCATGAATGTCATGGTCGCAGACCTGCTCCGCCCCGTACATGGGGATTCGGTCCTACGACTTGCGCAGCAGGGTCACCACCGCCGCACCGCCCAGCCCGATGTTGTGCGCGAGCCCGACGCGCGCCCCCGAGACCTGTCGCGCGCCCGCCTCGCCCCGTAGCTGCCAGACGAGTTCGGCGGCCTGCGCGAGCCCGGTCGCGCCCAGCGGGTGGCCCTTGGAGATGAGGCCGCCGGAGGGGTTCACCACCCAGCGCCCGCCGTACGTGGTGGCGCCGGACTCGACGAGTTTGCCGGAGGCGCCCTCCTCGCACATGCCGAGCGCCTCGTAGGTGAGGAGTTCGTTGATGGAGAAGCAGTCGTGGAGCTCGATCACGTCGACGTCCTCGATGCCGAGCCCGGAGCGCTCGTAGACCTGCCGGGCGGCGGCCAGCGACATCGGGCGGCCGACAGCGTCGATGCAGGAGCCGGAGGCGAAGGACTCCTCGGTGTCGGTGGTCATCGCCTGCGCGGCGATCTCCACCGCCCGGTCCCGCAGACCGTGCTCGTCGACGAAGCGCTCGGAGACGACGAGGGCCGCCGCCGCGCCGTCGGAGGTGGGCGAGCACTGGAGCTTGGTGAGCGGCCGGTGGACGGTCTTCGCGGCGAGGATCTCGTCGACCGTGTAGACGTCCTGGAACTGGGCGTTGGGGTTGTTCGCGGAGTGCTGGTGGTTCTTGGCGCCGACGGCCGCGAGCTGTACCTCGGTCGTCCCGTACCGCTCCATGTGCTCGCGGGCGGCGTTGCCGAAGATCTGCGCGGTGGGCGGGGACATCTCGAAGCCGTGGGTCGCGGCCATGATCCCGTAGTGCCGGGCGACCGGCGAGGTCGCGAAGTCCCCCGCGCCCGCCGAGCCGCCGCCGCCGAGCGAGCCCCGCGCCATCTTCTCGAAGCCGACGGCGAGGACGCAGTCCGCGATGCCGCCCTCGACGAACTGGCGGGCGGTCATGAGGGCGGTGGAGCCGGTGGCGCAGTTGTTGTTGAGGTTGTAGACGGGGATGCCGGTCAGCCCGAGTTCGTACACGGCGCGCTGTCCCGCGGTGGAGGCCTGGAAGCAGTAGCCGACGGCGGCCTGCTCCACGCGCGCGTAGGGCACGCCCGCGTCGGCGAGGGCCGCGGTGCCGGCCTCCCGGACCATGTCCCAGTACTGCCAGTCCCGGGTCTCCGGCTTCTCGAACTTGGTCATCCCGACGCCGACCACGTACGCCTTGCTCATCTTCTGTTCCCCCTCAGTCTCGCGGCAGGCCGAGCAGCCGCTCGGCGACGACATTGAGCTGTACCTGTGTGGTGCCGCCCGCGATGGTGAGGCAGCGCGACATCAGCATTCCGTGGACGGCGCGTTCGCCGGGGCCCTCGCGCACGGCGCCCTCGGGGCCGAGGAGTTCGAGGGTGAGTTCGGCAAGGCGCTGCTGGTGGAGGGTCTGGACGAGCTTGCGGACGCTGGCACCCGCGCCCGGTTCGAGCCCGGACACCTGGAGCAGGGTGGTGCGCAGGCCGATGCACGCGAGCGCGTGCGCCTCCGCGAGCAGGGCGCCGATCCGTACGCGTACGGAACTGTCCTGCGGGGCGGCCCGTTCGATGAGCGCTTCGAGGCCGGTGTCGAAGGCGACCTGGTCGGCCATGTGGACGCGTTCGTTGCCGAGGGTGTTGCGGGCGACCCGCCAGCCGTCGTTCACCTCGCCCACGACGGCGTCGGCGGGGAGGAGCGCGTCGTCGAACCAGACCTCGTTGAAGAGGGAGTCCCCGGTGATCTCCTTGAGCGGCCGGATGTCGATGCCGGGGGTGTTCCGCATGTCGACGAGGAAGTAGGTGAGGCCCTGGTGCTTGGGGGCGGTGGGGTCGGTGCGGGCGAGCAGGATGCCGTGGTGGGCCCACTGGGCGGCGCTCGTCCACACCTTCTGGCCGTTGATCCGCCAGCGCCCGTCCTCGGCGCGTTCGGCGCGGGTGCGGAGGGAGGCCAGGTCGGAGCCGGCGCCGGGCTCGGAGAAGAGCTGGCACCAGAGGCGTTCGCCGCGCAGGGTCGGGGCGAGGTGCTCCTCCTGCTGGGCGGGGGTGCCGTGGGCGAGCAGCGAGGGTACGACCCAGGTGGCGATGCCGAGCCCGGAGACCTTGATGCCGGCCTCGTCCAGTTCCCGCTGGACGGCGAGCTGCTGGAGCGGCCCGGCGCCGAGTCCGTACGGCTCCGGGAGGTGCGGGGCGGCGTAGCCGGTGGGGACGAGGGCGCGGCGGGCGGCGGCCGGGTCGAGTCCGGCGGCGGGGGCGACGGCCTCGCGGGCCGCCGTCCGGTACGCCTCGGCCTCGGGCGGCAGGTCGAGACGGAGACCGCGCCGGACCCCCGCGACGGCGTGCCGGAGCCCGGCGAGCCGGTGGTGGTCGCCGGTGCCGAGGAGCTGCCGGGCCACGAGGGCGCGCCGGAGCAGCAGGTGGGCGTCGTGCTCCCAGGTGAAGCCGGTGCCGCCGAGGATCTGGATGCAGTCCTTGGCGCAGCTGTAGGAGGTGTCGAGGGCGGTGGCGGCGGCGAGGGCGGCGGTGAGGGAGCGGGGGCCGTCGTGGTCGGCGCCGCTGCCGGGGCCGATGTCGCCGCCCTGGCTGCCGGGCCCGTCGTGGTCCTCTTCCTCGCCGGGGCTCGCGGCGCGGGCGGCGTCCCAGGTGAGGGCACGGGCCTGTTCGAGCCGGACGAGCATGTCGGCGCAGAGGTGCTTGACGCCCTGGAACTGCCCGATGGGCCGTCCGAACTGTTCGCGGGTACGGGCGTGTTCGGCGGCGGTGTCGACGGCGCGGGCGGCGGTGCCGCAGGCGTCGGCGGCGAAGAGGACGGCGGCGAGGTCCTGGACGAGCGCGGTGACGGCGGCGGTGTCGGTGACGTGGCCAGGGGTGTGGCCGGGGGCGCTTTCGGCGCCCCCGAGGGTGAGTTCACGGGCGGCGGGGACGTGCGCGGCGCGGGCGGTGACCTCGGCGGTGGGCCGGGTCGGGTCGGCGCTCTCGTGGGGCCGGACGGTGAGGCCGTCGGTGTCGACGGCGAGCCAGACGCTGCCGTCGGCGGTGGCGGCCCGCAGGATCACGAGGTCGGCCTGTGCGCCGCCGAGGACGGGGGGCGCGGCGCCGTCGAGGAGGTGGCCGCTCGCGGTACGGACGGCGGTGAGGGTGCCGGTGCCGCCGAAGGCGACGGCGCCGATGCGTTCCCCGCTCGCGAGGGCGGCGGCCAGTTCTCCCTGTCCGGCGCGGTGCAGCAGCGCGGCGGCGAGCGTGGAGGAGAGGAAGGGCCCGGGGAGCAGGGCCCGCGCGGCCTCCTCGACGACGACGGCGAGGTCGACGAGATCGCCGCCTCCTCCCCCGCACTCCTCGGGCAGATGGATCCCGAGGAGCCCCTGCCCGGCGGCGGCGTCCCAGTACGCCGGCCGTCCGAGCCCGGCGTCGGGAACGTCCAGGTGCTTGCGCACCTCCTCGGGAGGTACGGCCCGGCTGAGCCAGCCCCGAACGGCTCGGGCGAGCTCCCGCTGTTCATGCGTGATGGCGATGCCCATGCGCGGCAGACTAGAACACGTTCCATTCTGACGGAAGGTCAGATACGCGGCGGGTTACGGGAGGAGGTCGGCGTTCACGACGGCGAGGGCGGCTTCGCCTTCGGCGAAGAGGGTGGTCAGGTCCTGGGGGGTGGCGTGCGGGGCTGCGGCGTGTTCGAGGAGCAGGACCGGCTGGGGTTCGCCGTCATGTTCGGCCGGGTGGAAGTCCGTGGCCAGCTCCCGGGTCAGCAGGACGAGCCGGTCGGCGTCGAGCGGGTCGGACGGCAGCGCGTCCAGGGAGGCCCGTACGTCGTCCGGGGGCGAGTGGAGGTCGTGGGCCAGCACGTCGCGACGGGCGAGCAGCGTCACGGAGAGCCGGTCGGCGGTCCGTCCGTAGCGCGCGACCAGGTCTTCCCGCAGCAGGTAGAAGACACCCTCCTCGCCTTCGTGCCCCCGGTTCAGGAGGAGACGGACCAGGCGCTCGCCGGGCTCGGCGGAGTTCTGGTCGAGACCGAGGATCACCTCCCGCCCCTCGGGATCGAGGGAGGGGACCGCGCCGATCCACATGTGTGCCAAGTCGGCCTGGGCGGCCGGGTCCTGCGTGTCGTCCGTCGTCATGGCCAGGATCCAAGCACACGACTCCGGCACCGGAGCGGCGTTGTCAGTGGTGCATGCCACGCTGTGGGTACAGCTGATCGACCGAACACGGAGAGAGTGAGCACGCCATGGGTACCTGGGACATCGGCCCCTTCGACAACGACACCGCCGCCGACTTCTCCTACCGGGTGGACGAGGCCCCGGCGGAGAAGAAGGCGGAGGTGCTGGGCGCGTCCTTCCGCGAGGTGAGGGCGAGCGGCGACGAGGACGTGGACGCGGACGTCGCCGTGGAGGCCATCGCCTCGGCCGCCCTGGTCGCGGCCCAGTGTCCGGGCGGCGACCCGGTCACCACCGCGTACGGCCCGAAGGAACCCCTGCCGCCCCTCCCGGCCGAACTCCGCCCGGAGGCCGCGGCGGCCCTGGACCGCATCCTCACCGAACCCTCCGAACTCCTCGAACTCTGGGAGGAGTCGGACGGGGAGGAGTGGAAGGCGGGCGTACGAAAGCTGCGGGCGGTGCTGACGGGGGCGTGACCGTCGGGCCGGTCGGGGCGGGCTCCCTGCCGGGCGGGTGTCAGCGGGCGCCGCGCGGGCGCCGTAGGGCGACGCTTGCGACGGTCGCTCCGACGGCGGTCGCGCCCAGGGTCAGGAGGCCCGGGTTGACCCACCACGGGACGACCTCGATGCCGTGGCACACCAGGCTCACCGGCAGTGCGCTGCTGGAGTCCGGGGAGGCCTTGATCCCCACGGCGAACCAGCACGCGTCCTCCGGGAACAGGAACGGCATGTACGACAGGCCGTACAGGTGCACCGCCCCGCCCGCGACGTATGCCGCCACCGCGACGTAGGCGGCCTTCCTCGCGGGCGAGCGCGGGGAGCGGGGCGGGGCGGGCCGGGGAA contains:
- a CDS encoding DUF4259 domain-containing protein — its product is MGTWDIGPFDNDTAADFSYRVDEAPAEKKAEVLGASFREVRASGDEDVDADVAVEAIASAALVAAQCPGGDPVTTAYGPKEPLPPLPAELRPEAAAALDRILTEPSELLELWEESDGEEWKAGVRKLRAVLTGA
- a CDS encoding MFS transporter, coding for MTFMPQTDSATSTSPTSSIPSVRSWAVVATACAGQFLVVLDVSVVNVALPSMRTDLGLSEVGLQWVLNAYAIAFAGFMLFGGRASDLYGRKAMFLLGLGLFTAASAVGGLAPEGAYLIGARAVQGLGAAVLAPATLTLVTEAVPAGAARTRAIGTWTAVGAAGGAAGGFVGGLLVDLLSWRWVLLINIPVGALVLVAALLWLRESRPGTHRRLDLPGAVLVTAGLAVLAYGIVQTEQAGWTAPATLLPLLGGLALLGAFVAVEARTAAPLMPLKIFRNRAVTAANVAILLCGSSSFGMWFFMTNYAQSVLGFTPLQAGLALVPSSLSVILGSKLAPRLMPMAGSRNLAVLGALIAAAGFAWQSTLTADGTFLGTILGPGILMMGGIGLATTPLAALATSSASRSDAGLVSGLVNTSRTMGGALGLAILSTVAAAATPAVADSAVFGTPDGSYLVPGYATAFRVSTAVLIGAAALMYVWLPKGQGAPERPAA
- a CDS encoding acyl-CoA dehydrogenase → MGIAITHEQRELARAVRGWLSRAVPPEEVRKHLDVPDAGLGRPAYWDAAAGQGLLGIHLPEECGGGGGDLVDLAVVVEEAARALLPGPFLSSTLAAALLHRAGQGELAAALASGERIGAVAFGGTGTLTAVRTASGHLLDGAAPPVLGGAQADLVILRAATADGSVWLAVDTDGLTVRPHESADPTRPTAEVTARAAHVPAARELTLGGAESAPGHTPGHVTDTAAVTALVQDLAAVLFAADACGTAARAVDTAAEHARTREQFGRPIGQFQGVKHLCADMLVRLEQARALTWDAARAASPGEEEDHDGPGSQGGDIGPGSGADHDGPRSLTAALAAATALDTSYSCAKDCIQILGGTGFTWEHDAHLLLRRALVARQLLGTGDHHRLAGLRHAVAGVRRGLRLDLPPEAEAYRTAAREAVAPAAGLDPAAARRALVPTGYAAPHLPEPYGLGAGPLQQLAVQRELDEAGIKVSGLGIATWVVPSLLAHGTPAQQEEHLAPTLRGERLWCQLFSEPGAGSDLASLRTRAERAEDGRWRINGQKVWTSAAQWAHHGILLARTDPTAPKHQGLTYFLVDMRNTPGIDIRPLKEITGDSLFNEVWFDDALLPADAVVGEVNDGWRVARNTLGNERVHMADQVAFDTGLEALIERAAPQDSSVRVRIGALLAEAHALACIGLRTTLLQVSGLEPGAGASVRKLVQTLHQQRLAELTLELLGPEGAVREGPGERAVHGMLMSRCLTIAGGTTQVQLNVVAERLLGLPRD
- a CDS encoding lipid-transfer protein, with product MSKAYVVGVGMTKFEKPETRDWQYWDMVREAGTAALADAGVPYARVEQAAVGYCFQASTAGQRAVYELGLTGIPVYNLNNNCATGSTALMTARQFVEGGIADCVLAVGFEKMARGSLGGGGSAGAGDFATSPVARHYGIMAATHGFEMSPPTAQIFGNAAREHMERYGTTEVQLAAVGAKNHQHSANNPNAQFQDVYTVDEILAAKTVHRPLTKLQCSPTSDGAAAALVVSERFVDEHGLRDRAVEIAAQAMTTDTEESFASGSCIDAVGRPMSLAAARQVYERSGLGIEDVDVIELHDCFSINELLTYEALGMCEEGASGKLVESGATTYGGRWVVNPSGGLISKGHPLGATGLAQAAELVWQLRGEAGARQVSGARVGLAHNIGLGGAAVVTLLRKS